The genomic DNA AGGATCAGCGACAGCGCCATCGTGAAGCAGCCCGCGTGGGCTGCACCGATCAATTCCTCCGGGTTGGTGCCGGGCTTGCCTTCGAAACGGCTGGCAAAGCCGTATGGATAATCCTTGATGGCGCCGCTTTGCGTGCTGATGGCGCCCTTGCCATCCTTGATGCCGCCGGACCAGACTGCCGAACCATGGGTCTTCATCGTAAGCTCCTTAATCGGGTGGGAAAGTGCCGTCATGGTAATGCCTGCCGGGGCAAACCCGCGTCCCGCTTCGGGAAGAGCTCACGCCAGCAGCTCGCCCAGCAGCACGCCCAGCGTTTCGACGACAAAGAACAGCAGCAGGAACAGCACCATGCGCAGCAGCGCGCGCCAGCGCTGGCCTGCCGCACGGCGCAGCAGGTAGACCGGCACCGCCAGCGGTGCCAGCAGGATGACGAACAGGTTGCCGGTGCGCGAACGGCGGATGCCGTGCGCATCCGTGTCGCGGCAATACCAGACGAAGATGGCAAAGTTCAGCACGCCAGCGGCCACGATGGTCCACCACAGCGGCTCGGGCCAATGACGGCCGTCGTAAAAGCCGCTGACGAGGCCCATCACGGCCGTCAGCGCCAGCAGGAAATGGAACGTCCGGCGTGGGTTGCGCCGCACCGGTTCCGTCATTGGCAGGGCGGCGTTCAACCGAACCGCGCGGCGGGCACGCCCGGCACGTCCAGCTGGACCGAGAACAGGGCCCCGGCCAATGGGTCGGCCGCCTTGCGCGCGTCGTCATAGCCCTGCCAGGCGCTGGTGATGTACAAGGTCTTCAGGTCCGCACCGCCGAACGCGACGGACGACGGCTGCGCCACCGGCATCGGTATCGTCACCAGCAGTTCGCCGGCCGGGCTGTAGCGGCAGACCCGGCCGCCGCCCCACTGGGCGATCCAGACGCAACCTTCGCTGTCCACCGTCATGCCGTCCGGCGAGCCATCGCCCGGGCCGAACTGGCGCCACACGCGCGGCGCGCCCAGGCTGCCGTCCGGCCGCACCTCGTAGGCATAGGTGCGGTCCAGCAGGCTGTCGTTGTGGAACATCGTCTTGCCGTCCAGGCTGAACGTGGGGCCGTTGCAGATGTGGTATTCCGTCAGTACCGTGTGCAGGCTGCCGTCCGGGTCCAGGCGGTACAGCTTGCCGTCCGGGCGCTTGACGTCGGCGGCGTTCATCGAGCCGGCCCAGATCCGCCCGGCCGCGTCCACCTTGGCATCGTTCATGCGCAGGCCGGCGATATCAAAAGGACGGTGCAGGTACTCGATACGCACGGCCGGCTCCAGCCACAGGCGGGCGATGCCGTCGCGCAGGCCGACCATGAAACCGTCGCCGTCCTTGCGCGGCAGCAGCCAGCAGACGTAGGTGGGCAGCTGCCAGGTGTGGCGCAGGCCGTCCGCGTCCAGCGCGTGCAGCGCGTTGCCGACCAGGTTGACGAAATACAGGCGCTGCTGGGCGCCGTGCCACAGCGGGCCTTCGCCCAGTTCGGCACCCAAGGGCCAGACGCAGGTCGGGGTCAGCGCAGTCGCCTTTTCAGTTGCATTTTGTGCGGTCACGATGTCATTCAGGCAAATTGATGGAGTTCGTTACCTTACCTGAAATCGCCCCGTTGGTGTAGCGCTATCACAGCGCTTGCCGGTCCCGCGTTGGCTGCTGCGGCAATTGGCGGAAGGCGGCCCGGACCGCCCGCAGCAGTTCCTCGTCGTCCCACGGCTTGTTCAGGAAGCGGGCGATCACGCCGCGTTTGGCTGCCTCGTTCGCACCGGCCAGGTCGGCAAAGCCGCACAGCAGCAGCCGCACGGTGTGCGGGTACAGCTCCCGCACCTGGCCCAGCAGCTCGATGCCGCTGCTGCCGGCCATGCGCTGGTCGGACAACACCACGTGCACCTCGTGCGCGGCCAGCAGCTCCAGCGCCTCCTCGGCGCTGCCGGCCAGCAGGATCTGCCAGCCCTCGCGGCGGAACAGGCGCCGCAGCGCGCGCAGCATGCCGGGCTCGTCGTCCACCAGCAGCAGGGTGCGGCGCCGGGCCGGCGGTTGCGTGGCTTGCGGCAGCGGCAGGCAGCGTTCCTCGCGCAGCAGCGCCGCCAATTCGTCCGCGGGCAAGGGGCGGCTGAACAGGTAACCCTGGATCTTGTCGCAACCCATCGTGTGCAGGTAGGCCAGCTGGCCTTCGGTTTCGACACCCTCGGCCACCACGATCAGTTCCAGCCCGTGGGCCAGCGCGGCGGTGGCCTGGGCGATGGCGGCGCTGCGCGGGTCGCTGGTAATGTTGCGCACGAAAGTCTGGTCGATCTTCAGCTTGTCCAGCCGGAAGCGCGACAGGTAGCCAAGCGACGAATAGCCGGTGCCGAAGTCGTCCAGCGAGATCGACACGCCCATGGCCGACAGCTCGTTCAGCTGGGCCTGCACGTGCTCGGCATCATGCATCATGATCGATTCGGTCAGTTCCACTTCCAGGTAGCGCGGCGCCAGTCCGGTAGCCTGCAACGCGGCGCGCACGACGGCCGGCACGGTGCCGGCGGCAAACTGGCGCGCGGAAACGTTGACGGCCAC from Pseudoduganella armeniaca includes the following:
- a CDS encoding SMP-30/gluconolactonase/LRE family protein gives rise to the protein MTAQNATEKATALTPTCVWPLGAELGEGPLWHGAQQRLYFVNLVGNALHALDADGLRHTWQLPTYVCWLLPRKDGDGFMVGLRDGIARLWLEPAVRIEYLHRPFDIAGLRMNDAKVDAAGRIWAGSMNAADVKRPDGKLYRLDPDGSLHTVLTEYHICNGPTFSLDGKTMFHNDSLLDRTYAYEVRPDGSLGAPRVWRQFGPGDGSPDGMTVDSEGCVWIAQWGGGRVCRYSPAGELLVTIPMPVAQPSSVAFGGADLKTLYITSAWQGYDDARKAADPLAGALFSVQLDVPGVPAARFG